From Malaciobacter mytili LMG 24559:
TTTAGAAAGAATTGAATCTTTACCACCATTACCAAAAACAATTGCTGAAATTGAAGAGTTTAGACAAAAAAGGGATAAAGAAGCCTTTGAATTATTAAAAATAATAGAAAAAGATGCTTTAATAATCTCAACACTTTTAAAAGTTTCAAACTCTGCAATGTTTGGATTTAGAAGTAAAGTAGAAACACCAAGTAGAGCTATTAATCTTCTTGGGATTAACTTTACAATTTCTATTGCAATTGGTGGAACAGTTCAAAATCTATTAAAAGCAAATTTATCTCCTTATGGAATTAATAGCGATGATTTTATGAGAGTTTCAAATATGGCTACAACTCTTACTAATTTGTGGCTTTCTAAAGTATCATATGATTTAAAAGAAGAACTTATTTTACCTGCATTATTACAAGAAGCAGGTAAATTTGTAATTGCTGATATTTTAGAATTAGAAGGCAAAACTTCTGAATTTCAAGCTCTTTTATCACAAGGTTATTCAACTGCACAAGCAGAAAAAGAACTTCTAGGTCTTACAACTTCTGAAATAACAGCAAGAATATTTAGGCACTGGAAATTAAGTGATACTTTAATAAACTCAATTGAATTTGTTGATGATTTATCAAATGTTGATGAAGCATTTAGACAAAGAGCAGAGATTTTAAATGTAGTAAAAACAGCTTGTGAAGTAAACTGTGCTTTAAGTGATGAAAGTATCCAAAATGCTATTGAAAAAGCAAAAGAATTTAATTTAGATGTAAAAGCTTTAGAAATTGCTATTGAAAAACTTCAAGATAGATTATTAGATGAAGAGTAATAGTTAAGGTTAAACCTTAACTATTTTAATTCTAAACTTTTTTTACCATCTTTTCTAGCAAGTGCTATACAACAAGCAGATTTCTCTAAAATATTATTTTTATTTCCCCATGTTATTGCATATGTATTTTCAAATTTGATTTCTTCTTCATAACTTAATACTACGATTTTTTCAATATTCATAATTAACTCTTTATAGTTAAAATCTGAAGGTAAAACTATTCCAAGTTTTGGACCAGATAATCTATATAAGTCTGTTATTTGTTCTATCTTACTTATATACTCTTTAAAAATCTCATTTGTTTTTGCATAACCAAATTTAGTATTTAGTTCTTCTATTGAATGAAGATAAAACTCTATAAAGATAAACTCATTTGGAAGTTCTTTAAAATCTTTTTGAAGTCTATTTACATTTCTTAATCCTGTAACTTTATCAAAAAACATAGGAATTGTTTTTTGATAAGTAATTATTATGTTTGAGACATTTTTTTCTATATACTCTTTAGTATTTAAATAGATATTTTGAAATACATCTTTATAAACTGTTGAGTAGGCAATTTTTAAAGTAAATTGTTTAAATAATGGAATTTGTATTATCTCATACCCTAAGTCTAAAACTTCACATTTGTTTTTACATAAACCATCAACTGCACAAAATACTAAGCCATAAAAAATATCTTTTGAGATAAATTCTTCAATATAACTATTGATTTTTTCATCATCTAAGTTTTGTTCATTTAAAATCTTAGTTAGTAAATCAGAAAGCTTTTGATTCATATAAAACTTTTTATTTATTTTATTTTGTGTTATATGCTTTATTACACTTTTTTCACCTAAA
This genomic window contains:
- a CDS encoding HDOD domain-containing protein; protein product: MSENILERIESLPPLPKTIAEIEEFRQKRDKEAFELLKIIEKDALIISTLLKVSNSAMFGFRSKVETPSRAINLLGINFTISIAIGGTVQNLLKANLSPYGINSDDFMRVSNMATTLTNLWLSKVSYDLKEELILPALLQEAGKFVIADILELEGKTSEFQALLSQGYSTAQAEKELLGLTTSEITARIFRHWKLSDTLINSIEFVDDLSNVDEAFRQRAEILNVVKTACEVNCALSDESIQNAIEKAKEFNLDVKALEIAIEKLQDRLLDEE